The genomic window CGGGCTTTACAGTACTCATTCTCGCACAAAACAATAAATCCTGGATATGTTCTCCAGGTTTCGTGTCAGTTGGAGCTGCAGTCTGACcaaaaaacctgattttttcTCCCCAGAAATGAGTCACCCTGAAGACTATGCCCTTAGGTAGTGTAGTCTCAATTTGTCTGCATAGGAAATTGTCATTATAAAGTGTCCAATGTGTATTACTTTCAAAATAAGAAGCAAAGAACACGTGAATATCACCCAGTGAACCTGGGATTGAttcaaaagtgataaaatactgagaAGAATTGAAAGTTCTCTGCAATCAGGACTGAGCATGTCCTCAATTATAATTTACATTTTAGAAAAACCCTGTTTATCATAAGAGAGACAGTATGCTGAAGCTAAACTGAGATGAATCCATATTTCTTTACCATCTATTTTCTGGGATAGGTAACAGAAACTTCAGAAGATACATGGGATTATTTGCATAAGAAGTGTAGCAAATTTCTCTTGctattttcatttgaaactgACAGTTagtaagtttttattttttgtatagaAAGGGTATTTGGTTtatcatcttttatttttcacaagtaatttttttgtatcTACTGAACGGCCAAATGTTTTATGGCCTTTACCAATGCAGAACTCATCCTTAGACATTTGAAGACCATTTTCTgccattttcttaaaatttaattAAGTCTCATGTTCTGCATCAGGATGCCGTCATTCAACCTTCTTTGGTCATAGTATATTTTGGGGGTAATGATTCAATGGGTGGACACCCCTCTGGCTTAGGTCCTCATGTGCCCCTTCCTAAGTACGTAGAGAACATGAAGAGAATTGCAAGCTACATTAAGGTAATAATTGCTCATGTGCTGCTTTCCTTGTAGATTAATTGTCCGATTTTCTTATGTGCTATAAATAATTTCAAATAGGGCCTTTCAGAGAAAACACGCGTGATTTTTCTTACTTGCCCTCCTGTTAATGAAGAAAAAGTCAAACAACTTTCAAGGTGCAGATTTATTCTTTCTATATGAGATTTCCCTATGCTGCCATTGTAAACTAACTCTGCTTGCTTTTTCAACTGTAAGTGATTTGTTGAGTGAATTAGTGAGATCCAATGAGAGTTGTCAAAAATATTCAGAAGCATGTGTAGAGCTTTGTAGGGAGATGGAAGTGGAAGTTATTGATCTTTGGACAGCTATACAAAGGAAAGATGATTGGGCTACTAGTTGCTTAACGTGagcctctctttctccccctctctctctcattttattTAATTGTATGTGCATATGGATATGACGTGTGTCTGTCACTCtcaggagagagagatagagagcgagctttgtttgttgcttttgttatGTACGTCAATCATATGAACGATGGCTTAGACATTTTCTTCCATGCAATCAAATTTGTCTCTGGCTTCagaaaaacttttgttttgttaGATCATTTTCTTCATCGAATTTCATTTAGTTAGATTATCAGAGGTCAGGAACAACTCATTTTTGAGCTCCCTAGCTATTCCTGTGGGCATTTTATGCAACCAGTACCTTGGGAAGTGGGAACACTTTAGTATTTGCACTTCCGGACAAGCCTTCGATCAAAATATAAAAGCGAATGGTGCGGGAGGATTGTTTACGTAATCTCTCTTTTGTGGCCAAGTTTCTCTGGTACCAATACCACAAAATTGTTTGTTCTGATATGGTCACCAATGTCATGATCTAGTGGACAATCTCTTCCCTGATTTTTGCCAATGATGTCTACTTTATGGTGTTGAGCACATCTTTAAAATGCTCACTTGATATTAAGTGTTAACTGTTTCCTTTGAGCTCAGATTGGTCAGTTGTCACCTGATGCTCTTGTACAACTTGCACCAGAGACTACGGATATGCCCTGACAGCCTTGTCCATGTACTAGTGATGGTATTTCGACATCAAAACCAGTTATCTTGTGGTATTTCACATTGCATAGTAAAAACTCTAGCCACCTGATTtccactttcttcttttttatggtAATTATTGTTCCACTCATTATATTCTCGCTCCCTCTAAATTCACCATTGTTGTCAGTTTTAAATCAGAAACGTTGGTAAATTTTTCTTCTACATGAGAATATATGAACAACTAGTGAATCGAGCAGTGTATATCATAGCTTGCCTGGTTAGGGTTGTCTTATGTACATgccacaacaaaaatatatgtttatcgGTGGCATGATGAGTACCTTAAGACCATTTTTATGATCTCCAGTTAGATCCACTAAAAAAGCATAGCCCTAGAGTTCTTTTGCTTGATATAGTAAACAATTGGATCTGGAATTGTCTATTTCTTCGAAAAGATGCATTTGTTTAGAAGCAATTGTATGTTAGCCTATCagagaaaaaattgattttctgtGTGATTCATGCAATTGAATTTTCACCATTAATGAAACGCATCACACTGGAAACATCTAATGTAATACATGTATCCTACTAAGCAATCAATTATTAAATAAACCAAcacttgaattttgttgttTGAATTCCCCTTTTCATCCAGCGTTACATATATAACCATCATTTTTGTCCAACATTTTCTTAGTTTCACTGGGCTGCGCTGGGAAATATTGAAACTTTCAGTATTATTATTGTCCCTCTCGTTGACAGGGATGGGATGCACCTGTCGGCCGAAGGGAGCGACATCGTGGTCGAGGAGATCCTGAAAGTCCTCAGGGAAGCTAAATGGGAGCCATCATTACATTGGAGATCTTTGGCAACCGAATTCTCAGAAGATTCGCCATACGATCTGGTCGCGGCGGATGGAAAGAGCACAGTGAACATTTGTCAGTCAACATTTCACTGGAGCAAGCAATGGGACTGAAGCCTAAGCTTTTCTGGGTGCCGACGAATAATACCATCATGCCATCGCATTTCTTTTATCCTCATTTTCATCTTGATTTGTGGTCAGGTTGTCGAACTTCGGTAAGATTTTTTGGGAATTTGCTGTGTCCCTATCTATAGGCCTGGTATTTTCGGCTTTTGGCTATGGAAATTTCTGCTACTCCAAACTATTACCTGAAGTAAAGGGTGAGAGTTTTCTTTTGCGATGATGTTCATAGAAATGGGGCCAAGGTCTCGGCTTTGACGGAACTCATACATTTCGCCAACTGTTGACTGGGCGCTTTCACGCATAAACGGGGTGGGTAGACGTGTTTACCGTCAAGGCCATCTGCTAGGGAAAAAAACAGAGGATTGGTGCCTTTCAATTTGCATGGGGCCATTCCTTTTCTAGGAAATCTGCAATTGGACCAGATACCTAATTATTTTATACCGAAAAATGTGAGTGTGCCACCAGTTTCACCTTACTATGTTGCTAAGCTATAAGGTTGTCTCTGTCATTGACAATTTTGGTGATGCCAGATATGTGACCTCAATTTGTGTTAAgagttttttaaattaaagtgTCTTAAGTCCAACCCTTTTAGCCTTGGTGTTTTTAGTGTATCAAACATGGAGTTATTATGAGATTTCAGAATTGGATTTGgttacaaataaattttttctaGTCTCGGATAAGCATGAGCGTCATATATGATGGGCATATAATCCAAATTGAAAAGCCAAAGGTCAGTGAAACTTGTCCTtttcaagatgatgaagattgaAAGCTGACATATAGTCAATCATATAtttggttggttaattaaaaaggaggggaagaaaagaaaaatgaaaattatgtttggttgcaaaggaaataaaatgagaggaagggaaatgaaatgataactcaaatgcaaattCAATCTCTCCAAAATTAGAGGGATtgagatggaaaagaaaagcattgtTCAtgtccttccctttccttttcatttttatatccAACTGAAACGTGCCTCCGATGTCAGCTCACTGTGGAGGATTTCCTCCGTTTTCAGGACCTATTCTCCTTTTCAATTCGAGATACGAGGCCCATTCACCTCGACCTTCATCAGTCTTTACAGGCCTTAATGTGCAGGTTAGGGTGCTCCTCCCCTGTCCTCTCTTCAGAGGCCGATCAGTTATGTTTTATGCAGGGGCCAACAGATGGTCTCAAAAATTAAGATGTTTGGGACGTCATTAGGCCTCAATGACCTGCTGAAAACTGGAGGAAGTGGCTGTGGTTCAAAGATACGCCCCGGGCGAAGTGGTTTTGCTTTCACCTGCCTAGAGCGGTCAAAGTTTGGCGGTTCATCATTGGCAAGTTTGGTAGGAAGCGTTTACCTCATAAATCCTTTGTCGAGGAACTACGATGGTGGTTTACGTGTAGTTTCAAACGTTGTTGGATTAGGACCTGCCGGCGCCTCTGTTTTCATGTTACAATCTGGAAATTGTGCATGCATGGGAACAATTGTCTTCATGAACATCCTGAAGAAAGTGTATCCAATCTAGATCGGCATGTTTGGTCTACTTGTGTGgacttgttttctttcaaattgaAACATGGCTCCAATGAGCACAGGGAAATGGAAGTCTGGCTTCCCACGAGGGGTTTTGTTGGTGAATGGCCTGAGGTGCTGGCTGAGGATGTATGCATCCAATGCCTATTTGCTAAAAAAGGCAACAGGAAAGCCATCGTTTATGGCATCAAGAAGGGAGGCAGTGAAGATGTAAGGTTTGCAAATCGGTCTTGTAGCAGGGCTTACTATAAGGATGCCTATTTTGATTACTCTTCTGCAGCATTCTGGTCAATGACATTAATTTTGTTCTTGCTTCAACTGATAGAACGTGGCTTAACTTGGTCCTTGAACAGGTTGTGGGCAGGGCAGTCAACTGGCCCGGCTTGGATCTTCTCATGATTATGCGTCATAGAATCAATTCTGTCCGAACTAATCCCACCCCTGATATTGTTGCTATATACAGGAATCTGTAAATTCTTGCTCCTTTGTATGTTTGTACagcaatttttgtttaataaaatgGGTGGAGGCCCTATCCTCCAGCAGGGCTGATTTTCGAAATCATTTTTTTCCgttcctttccatttttctgtttttccttattgttctctttg from Nymphaea colorata isolate Beijing-Zhang1983 chromosome 6, ASM883128v2, whole genome shotgun sequence includes these protein-coding regions:
- the LOC116255389 gene encoding GDSL esterase/lipase CPRD49, translating into MVGPSRPLFVLFGSSIVQFSFGHGGWGATLADIYSRKADIVLRGYSGWNSSRAVEVIDQVFPKDAVIQPSLVIVYFGGNDSMGGHPSGLGPHVPLPKYVENMKRIASYIKGLSEKTRVIFLTCPPVNEEKVKQLSSDLLSELVRSNESCQKYSEACVELCREMEVEVIDLWTAIQRKDDWATSCLTDGMHLSAEGSDIVVEEILKVLREAKWEPSLHWRSLATEFSEDSPYDLVAADGKSTVNICQSTFHWSKQWD